One window of Vanessa cardui chromosome 5, ilVanCard2.1, whole genome shotgun sequence genomic DNA carries:
- the LOC124529701 gene encoding beta-1,3-galactosyltransferase brn, whose translation MRRRKSYQFIVIACVLMYVYYFFGVSDYMYTKSFDTEFHYPLDVNIQPLISKVLINKKPARAPINVYPYKFLTNSIKCATLERLDLFIVVKSAMGNFDQRNGIRQTYGQEKSIPGKIVRILFFVGIDEEVRSRVQKRIDDEMIIFKDIIQMNFHDSYYNNTIKTMMSFRWLFDHCSNADNYLFTDDDMYISVKNLLKYVEYDAPDNRIAMHGSKHDRDSVMLHHEGQKIIFAGYVFNSSPQRFRSSKWHVSLEEYPWNKWPPYVTAGAFVVSNRVMKILYAGSLFVKHFRFDDIYLGIVAKKVGLEPTHCSKFYFYKKKYSVEGYREVIASHGYDDPQELYSVWSEQYSL comes from the coding sequence ATGAGGAGAAGAAAGTCCTACCAGTTTATTGTGATTGCGTGTGTTCTTATGTATGTTTACTACTTCTTCGGTGTGAGTGACTATATGTACACGAAGAGTTTTGATACGGAGTTCCATTACCCTCTGGATGTAAACATTCAGCCGTTGATCAGCAAGGTGCTCATTAACAAGAAGCCAGCTCGAGCGCCGATTAATGTATATCCGTACAAATTCCTGACAAACTCAATAAAATGTGCGACCTTGGAGAGACTAGACTTGTTCATCGTCGTCAAATCGGCGATGGGGAATTTCGACCAACGGAACGGTATTCGGCAAACTTACGGCCAGGAGAAATCGATACCGGGAAAGATTGTACGGATCCTGTTCTTCGTCGGCATCGATGAGGAGGTCCGATCACGGGTGCAGAAGAGAATCGACGACGAGATGATAATATTCAAGGACATCATCCAGATGAACTTCCACGACAGCTACTACAACAATACGATCAAGACGATGATGTCTTTCCGCTGGCTCTTCGACCACTGTTCGAACGCCGACAATTACTTATTCACCGACGACGACATGTACATATCGGTAAAGAATCTCTTGAAGTACGTTGAATACGACGCGCCGGATAATCGAATAGCAATGCACGGCAGCAAGCACGACAGGGACTCAGTGATGTTACACCACGAAGGTCAGAAGATCATATTCGCGGGTTACGTGTTCAATTCCTCGCCCCAGCGTTTTCGATCGAGCAAGTGGCACGTCAGCTTAGAGGAGTACCCGTGGAACAAGTGGCCGCCTTACGTCACGGCGGGCGCGTTCGTCGTGTCAAATCGCGTCATGAAAATATTGTACGCGGGAAGTTTATTCGTGAAACATTTCCGCTTCGACGATATCTATTTGGGCATTGTCGCGAAAAAGGTCGGCTTAGAACCGACACATTGCTCCAAGTTCTATTTCTATAAGAAGAAATACAGTGTTGAGGGTTATCGCGAGGTGATCGCGTCTCACGGCTACGATGATCCTCAAGAGTTGTACAGCGTTTGGAGTGAACAATATTCGCTGTAA
- the LOC124529845 gene encoding protein C10, whose translation MASPPNVTIQTVRTILSEVIDSLESPDYASKLDEAKEAAGNEMLKMMQLVFPMVVQIEMETIKRHGFAGSREGIVQFTQLVREMESMDNEVARLHSQIRSHYLPPVSISSTVDTSL comes from the exons ATGGCTTCGCCCCCAAATGTAACTATTCAGACTGTTAGAACAATACTCAGTGAAGTGATTGATTCTTTGGAGTCACCAGACTATGCATCTAAGTTGGATGAGGCTAAGGAAGCTGCTGGTAATGAGATGTTAAAGATGATGCAACTGGTCTTTCCAATGGTAGTCCAGATTGAAATGGAAACTATTAAGCGTCATGGATTTGCTGGATCCAGGGAAG GCATAGTTCAGTTTACACAGCTTGTTCGCGAAATGGAGAGCATGGATAATGAAGTTGCTCGTCTCCACAGCCAGATACGAAGTCATTACTTGCCTCCCGTCTCGATCAGCTCCACTGTGGATACATCTTTGTAA
- the LOC124529847 gene encoding transmembrane channel-like protein 3, which yields MEDDMDGIELKPASMRRTFTLRNNVARQAAVNFMPSRKIAHSTLRLRRANSEHNALLEASMSDTPDAVDKQADIIVREMEQHHQLMEDNPLSEELRREALRDLPQGLTMKRNVRAKLSASVSLRSKQRPISVFKRMKYRISFTWKKSRDSFRDFIFSIELWYEAIRNIEGHLGSAVGSYFHLLRWLFGLNLLLSILLISFVVVPQALHTGGRNGTSGISFLDFISGTGELEHTPLLYGHYHAGGVGVGPLRYDMAFAYFFTMVCAYLLFLGVLCYRTAASYRRHFIEPAGGGGGVRARLAAKLFCGWDFGVASPRAAALAARALYHEFRELLNEQNRKKEAASLWVRIGRRSTNVVITTIVLGLIFGVQYGLWLVLSVDTFPYHREIYISLIITAVAAVSPILLNFIVKLEFYEARTAFYVTLARTWLLDIGTLILLLVFWARSDTPCWENRVGQEAYRLVLLDVPVSLLLLPAIEFIRGLMFNFKFVKTAPEFNIAYNSLTLIYNQSVLWFGMLFSPLLVVAVTIKFLLLFYVKRESALRACQTSKKVIYINRHMDSYRAPSLHCGPFRQYASALGVLGEGVLRLSARASLRRVLLFVSRPGAIAFVLLALCVSVYILRARSYAQQSMARLLRRMLQLQAKDKDFLLSAIEKVSNGEWLYSPKSEELGADSHTWKYLHEVRKPSNAGYHFDVSRLSHSFLERPRSYAKENRPNSYHTDKQKSNEDGDTDSSFSWQGSSSYLNQTDVEKR from the exons ATGGAGGACGACATGGATGGTATAGAACTGAAGCCTGCTAGTATGAGGAGGACATTCACACTCCGTAACAATGTAGCCAGACAGGCTGCAGTCAACTTTATGCCCTCTCGTAAAATAGCACACA GTACATTAAGATTAAGGCGCGCTAACAGCGAACATAATGCATTACTCGAAGCGTCCATGTCTGATACGCCTGACGCTGTCGATAAGCAGGCGGATATTATCGTTCGCGAAATGGAACAGCACCATCAATTAATGGAAGATAATCCACTATCTGAAGAACTAAGGAG agAGGCACTACGGGATCTACCCCAAGGGTTGACGATGAAGAGGAACGTCCGGGCGAAACTTTCAGCCTCAGTTAGTCTACGGTCCAAGCAAAGGCCTATTTCGGTTTTCAAGAGGATGAAATATCGGATCAGTTTTACTTGGAAAAAG TCACGTGACAGTTTTCGTGACTTCATATTCTCAATTGAATTGTGGTACGAGGCGATCAGGAACATCGAGGGCCACTTAGGTTCTGCCGTTGGCTCCTACTTCCATCTCCTGAGATGGCTTTTCGGCCTCAACTTGCTGCTGTCCATTTTGCTGATATCCTTTGTCGTGGTGCCCCAAGCTTTGCATACCGGTGGGAGGAATGGAACTTCTGGTATAAGCTTCTTGGACTTCATCAGTGGAACG GGCGAATTGGAGCATACGCCGCTGCTGTACGGGCACTACCACGCGGGCGGCGTGGGCGTGGGCCCGCTGCGCTACGACATGGCGTTCGCGTACTTTTTCACGATGGTGTGCGCCTACCTGCTATTCCTGGGCGTGCTGTGCTACCG CACGGCGGCGTCGTACCGGCGGCACTTCATCGAGCCGGCGGGTGGCGGGGGCGGCGTGCGCGCTCGCCTGGCGGCCAAGCTTTTCTGCGGCTGGGACTTCGGCGTGGCGTCTCCTCGCGCCGCTGCCCTCGCCGCGCGCGCGCTCTACCACGAGTTCCGG GAACTCCTAAACGAACAGAACCGAAAGAAAGAAGCGGCCTCGCTCTGGGTTAGGATCGGCCGGCGCTCGACGAATGTAGTCATTACGACTATCGTGTTAGGGTTGATATTCGGAGTGCAGTACGGCCTGTGGCTGGTACTCAGCGTGGACACGTTCCCGTACCACAGGGAGATCTACATATCGCTGATCATCACGGCCGTGGCTGCGGTCTCCCCGATCCTGcttaattttatagttaa ATTGGAGTTCTACGAAGCTCGGACAGCCTTCTACGTGACGCTGGCCAGGACTTGGCTACTGGATATCGGGACGCTCATCCTGCTGCTGGTGTTCTGGGCACGGTCGGACACGCCG TGCTGGGAGAACCGCGTGGGCCAGGAGGCCTACCGGCTGGTGTTGTTGGATGTACCCGTGTCGCTGCTGCTGTTGCCGGCGATTGAATTCATACGTGGACTGATGTTTAA CTTCAAGTTCGTGAAGACGGCGCCGGAGTTCAACATCGCTTACAACTCGCTGACGCTCATCTACAACCAGTCGGTGCTGTGGTTCGGCATGCTGTTCTCGCCGCTACTGGTGGTGGCCGTCACCATCAAGTTCCTGCTACTGTTCTACGTGAAGCGGGAGAGCGCTCTTCGCGCCTGCCAGACTagtaaaaaggttatatatataaatagacataTGGACTccta TAGGGCTCCGTCGCTGCACTGCGGGCCGTTCCGGCAGTACGCAAGTGCCCTGGGCGTGCTGGGCGAGGGCGTGCTGCGCCTGTCCGCGCGCGCCTCGCTGCGCCGCGTTTTGCTGTTTGTGTCGCGCCCCGGCGCCATCGCCTTCGTGCTGCTGGCGCTCTG CGTGTCGGTGTACATCCTGCGCGCGCGCTCGTACGCGCAGCAGTCGATGGCGCGGCTGCTGCGCCGCATGCTGCAGCTGCAGGCCAAGGACAAGGACTTCCTGCTATCCGCCATCGAGAAAGTCTCGAACGGAG AATGGCTCTACAGTCCGAAATCTGAAGAGCTCGGGGCGGACAGCCACACCTGGAAGTATTTACACGAAGTCCGTAAACCATCAAACGCTGGCTACCACTTCGACGTATCCAGACTCAGCCACTCCTTCCTAGAGCGACCGAGGTCGTATGCAAAGGAAAATAGACCTAATTCCTATCATACGGATAAGCAGAAATCCAATGAGGACGGAGATACAGATAGCTCTTTTAGCTGGCAGGGTTCGAGCAGCTACTTGAACCAAACTGACGTCGAGAAAAGGTAA